From a single Leptidea sinapis chromosome 1, ilLepSina1.1, whole genome shotgun sequence genomic region:
- the LOC126967743 gene encoding pre-mRNA-splicing factor ISY1 homolog produces MARNAEKAMTTLARWRAAQVQEAGGQRERRPFLASECNDLQQAEKWRLQIVREIAKKVAQIQNAGLGEFRIRDLNDEINKLMREKRHWEVQIKSLGGPDHARVGPRMLDQDGKEVPGNRGYKYFGAAKDLPGVRELFEQEPPPPPRRTRADLMRDVDADYYGYRDDDDGLLMPLEQEAERDAIARAVDEWKRNKEDDLHEDVPEEENIYPEDPDDKRIDDDSDTEKVSHVAVPSQRDIEEALLRKKKQELLEKYGCLDVKMEDS; encoded by the exons ATG GCCAGAAATGCGGAAAAAGCCAT GACTACATTAGCCCGTTGGCGAGCAGCACAGGTCCAAGAGGCTGGAGGTCAACGTGAAAGAAGACCATTTCTTGCATCAGAATGTAACGATCTGCAGCAAGCTGAGAAATGGAGGTTGCAAATTGTCAGAGAAATAGCTAAAAAAGTTGCACAGATACAGAACG cCGGTCTAGGCGAATTCCGCATAAGAGATCTGAACGacgaaattaataaattgatgCGTGAGAAACGTCACTGGGAGGTGCAGATAAAAAGCTTGGGAGGACCGGACCATGCTCGCGTTGGGCCTAGAATGTTGGACCAGGATGGGAAAGAGGTTCCTGGGAATAGAGGATACAAATACTTTGGGGCTGCCAAGGACCTTCCAG GTGTTCGGGAGTTGTTCGAACaggagccgccgccgccgccgcgtCGCACCCGCGCCGACCTCATGCGGGACGTGGACGCCGACTACTACGGCTACCGGGACGATGACGACGGACTGCTGATGCCCCTGGAGCAGGAAGCTGAGAGAGACG CTATTGCTCGAGCAGTCGACGAGTGGAAGCGAAATAAAGAAGACGATCTACACGAAGATGTACCTGAAGAAGAAAACATCTATCCAGAAGAC cCGGATGACAAGAGGATAGATGATGACAGCGACACAGAGAAAGTGTCCCACGTGGCGGTGCCCTCGCAAAGAGACATAGAGGAGGCACTCCTGAGGAAGAAGAAACAGGAGCTGTTGGAGAAGTACGGCTGTCTCGACGTCAAGATGGAAGATAGCTGA
- the LOC126967702 gene encoding uncharacterized protein LOC126967702, with the protein MEDENPEGKSLPPIPREQSVTANPSIKSQNGSTRKVASLTMSQSALPHDEATKKSIPSISSRISTQKPPESPVKIPSSPPRMALSPPRIVSSPPRIELSPSRMVESSPRVVYSPPRIVSNSPRKFSSPTRFSSSPPRMSSSSPPRMSSSSPPRMNTSPVQMAASPPSSLKESDRVSIQNSRNSTTYSTRIPSPPSPKRSSLKEENAEGYNKIEKSSEVITPILEELNPPEEQPPAPVISNINKIATMSKILTKEANALRLSIKSLTEDINKTKKELKGEYSENVNFPYHLFLIELIVNKIHMKCDCFELDHNNLVITAQFLGKQPIVLYDSSYGKILDFNQLNVGKSVLFAMTYDKICSIQEFVVNLEITKQPPCSPCVTRIAATTLDYTKQFSELREELCKKWSAEQPADNIMCTTSTPLHKQFFYLCCGDSSDSCDSIGMIEMTMRMSFLGKEITTAFCASSKPKGTSSFKKEDNGMTMYSCQNVEMDAHGQVLLDEDSMTKTEGQRSLQSMPSRRPASPASLMSGGQVSRPHQGYSNYDEIFTKVNANELKIRVPKSTKVDRIAKYNRMQELCTCEETPYNTGDQIQFEMPKDYNYPDKSNNTFTSNLKYTHNGCRHDPKDRKIINVTPTNCPVPVDMQKEIHPQKDVFILKIGKKLETKDKKTDLEIELVTPKVPKDEGNTIGQQCSSTVVKSSKLKNKTRKNKSKTNLKKKKSKTKSNKKSKNK; encoded by the exons atggAAGACGAAAATCCCGAAGGCAAGTCGTTACCTCCCATCCCTCGTGAACAAAGTGTTACTGCTAACCCAAGTATTAAATCTCAAAACGGATCCACCAGAAAGGTAGCAAGCTTAACTATGTCGCAATCAGCCTTGCCACACGATGAAGCAACTAAAAAATCTATACCTTCGATAAGTTCACGTATTTCAACTCAAAAACCCCCAGAGAGTCCGGTTAAAATACCTTCAAGTCCTCCTAGAATGGCTTTGAGTCCTCCTAGAATAGTTAGCAGTCCTCCGAGGATTGAATTGAGTCCTTCGAGGATGGTTGAGAGTTCTCCCAGAGTGGTATATAGTCCTCCAAGGATTGTTTCTAATTCTCCCAGAAAATTTTCTAGTCCTACCCGATTTTCTTCGAGTCCTCCCAGGATGTCTTCCTCGAGTCCTCCCCGGATGTCTTCCTCGAGTCCTCCCCGAATGAACACGAGTCCTGTTCAGATGGCCGCCAGTCCTCCGTCATCGCTTAAAGAATCCGACCGTGTATCAATTCAAAACAGTCGAAACTCTACTACTTATTCTACCAGAATACCAAGTCCACCAAGCCCTAAACGATCTAGCCTAAAAGAAGAAAATGCAGAAGGATATAATAAGATAGAAAAATCGAGTGAAGTTATTACACCCATATTAGAAGAATTGAACCCGCCTGAAGAACAACCCCCAGCGCCAGTAATCAGCAACATCAATAAAATAGCCACAATGAGTAAAATATTGACGAAAGAAGCAAATGCTTTAAGACTGTCTATAAAATCTTTGACggaagatataaataaaacaaaaaaggaGCTTAAAGGGGAGTATTCGGAGAACGTAAATTTCCCGTACCATTTATTTCTTATCGAGCTGATTGTTAATAAAATTCACATGAAATGTGATTGCTTTGAGTTGGATCACAATAATCTTGTCATAACGGCACAATTTCTTGGAAAACAACCAATAGTATTATATGATTCAAGTTATGGaaaaatattagattttaatCAGTTGAATGTAGGCAAGTCTGTGCTGTTTGCGATGACATACGATAAAATATGTTCTATTCAAGAATTCGTCGTAAATCTGGAAATAACAAAACAACCTCCTTGTTCACCTTGCGTTACCAGGATTGCCGCTACTACTTTGGATTATACAAAGCAGTTCAGTGAGCTAAGAGAAGAGTTGTGTAAAAAATGGTCGGCGGAACAGCCAGCTGATAACATAATGTGTACAACTTCAACACCACTCCATAAGCAGTTTTTCTATTTATGCTGCGGAGACAGTAGCGATTCGTGCGATTCTATTGGAATGATAGAAATGACAATGCGTATGTCGTTCCTTGGAAAAGAAATCACGACAGCGTTCTGTGCATCATCCAAGCCCAAAGGAACGTCGTCTTTCAAAAAAGAGGACAATGGTATGACGATGTACTCCTGTCAAAATGTAGAGATGGATGCTCATGGCCAAGTTCTTCTAGATGAAGACAGCATGACTAAAACTGAAGGACAACGAAGTCTGCAATCAATGCCATCAAGAAGGCCTGCTAGTCCGGCGTCGCTTATGTCAGGCGGGCAAGTCAGTAGACCACATCAGG GTTATTCGAATTACGACGAAATATTTACAAAGGTGAACGCAAatgaattgaaaataagggtACCAAAGAGTACAAAAGTGGATAGAATAGCTAAATACAATAGGATGCAGGAACTGTGCACGTGTGAAGAAACTCCTTATAATACGGGGGACCAAATTCAATTTGAAATGCCGAAAGATTACAATTACCCAGATAAATCCAACAATACGTTCACATCAAACTTAAAATACACTCACAATGGATGCAGACATGATCCTAAAGATCGGAAAATTATCAACGTAACTCCTACGAACTGTCCCGTTCCGGTTGATATGCAAAAAGAAATACACCCACAGAAAGAcgtttttattcttaaaattggGAAGAAATTGGAAACGAAAGATAAGAAGACTGATCTAGAAATCGAGTTGGTCACACCGAAAGTACCCAAGGACGAAGGCAACACGATTGGACAGCAGTGTAGTTCGACTGTCGTAAAATCATCTAAACTTAAGAATAAGACAAGAAAGAATAAGAGCAAAACAAATTTGAAGAAGAAAAAGAGTAAAACAAAATCTAATAAGAAATCAaagaataagtaa